In Tachysurus vachellii isolate PV-2020 chromosome 3, HZAU_Pvac_v1, whole genome shotgun sequence, one genomic interval encodes:
- the LOC132843372 gene encoding uncharacterized protein LOC132843372, whose protein sequence is MEAPTGGPPVIVDDHPDDSGELSEQVNMAEGKKKFLMGHIDEIIQKIRNPIELADALLRKRHIHNEMYETINKKATKQDKTRKIFDCLNSTVHYDVVYYWLMENESDMFEELENRDPEGPQKKRAKLENVDETDNNITKRPDLKMISTFPKLEHWVSDPDISQKLLCDLKRKLTDKSVVDLKEELKDQEPKNSLCLNADNIDEIRKNKELDTFLSATKDARFPKITLKMFFKKCRNVQSSTDHKKSVDKIDVQDIHTDEMEEQSQRSDVSRHKNVSPSEHQNELFTKNETLLEDGPGRTDMQDTHIRETDEEPQRSCRPNLKQNESERCGNMQQNVQEKMEVDPEHFSSKQLPESNIGSVADISSTEILAKYTDTATLTTNKKVEDQLKATQMRKKSESLRKKKKEGKDNLLRDWALRQCNGSKEELRKTFDQISIKNMVEHSDKPCFIAENVMVYKDSTPESQIIFIANDNTSISTKTMVHYQMFVCNIKKATILGPKKPTEHQIEYDETKVPIDKCTRFVFEAFAPILAMFKMIQKENLYSLIGVQ, encoded by the exons atggaagcacctactggaggacctcccgttatcgtagacgaccaccccgacgatagtggtgaactcagtgaacagg TCAACAtggcagaaggaaaaaaaaagtttctgatGGGCCACATAGATGAAATTATACAAAAGATACGAAATCCCATTGAACTGGCTGATGCTCTGCTAAGGAAAAGACATATTCACAATGAAATGTATGAAACTATCAATAAAAAGGCAACCAAGCAAGATAAAACCCGTAAAATTTTTGACTGTCTCAATAGCACAGTTCACTATGACGTCGTCTATTATTGGCTGATGGAGAATGAATCAGACATGTTTGAAGAACTGG AAAACAGGGACCCCGAGGGACCACAGA AAAAACGCGCAAAACTCGAGAATGTGGATGAAACGgataataatattacaaaacGTCCTG ATCTCAAGATGATATCCACCTTCCCCAAACTGGAACATTGGGTCTCTGACCCCGACATCAGCCAAAAGCTGCTGTGTGATTTAAAGAGAAAGCTTACTGATAAGAGCGTGGTAGATTTGAAAGAAGAATTAAAGGACCAAGAACCCAAAAATTCTTTATGCTTAAATGCTGACAATATTGATGAAATCAGGAAAAATAAGGAACTTGACACGTTTCTCAGTGCAACAAAGGACGCAAGATTTCCTAAAATCacacttaaaatgttttttaagaaatgtagaaatgttcaAAGTTCCACTGATCATAAAAAGTCTGTGGACAAAATTGATGTTCAGGATATTCATACTGATGAGATGGAAGAGCAGTCTCAAAGATCAGATGTGTCAAGGCATAAAAATGTTTCTCCTTCTGAGCACCAAAATGAGCTATTCACCAAAAACGAAACGTTACTAGAAGATGGACCTGGAAGAACAGACATGCAGGATACACACATTAGAGAGACAGATGAGGAACCTCAAAGATCATGTCGACCAAACCTGAAGCAAAATGAGTCAGAAAGATGTGGAAACATGCAGCAAAATGTGCAAGAAAAAATGGAGGTTGACCCTGAGCATTTTTCTTCAAAGCAGCTGCCGGAGAGCAACATAGGCTCAGTTGCAGATATTAGTAGTACAGAGATCTTAGCAAAATATACAGACACAGCCACACTAACTACAAACAAAAAGGTTGAAGATCAGCTTAAAGCTACACAAATGAGGAAAAAGTCAGAATCcctgaggaaaaagaagaaagaagggaaGGATAATCTGCTTCGTGACTGGGCATTGAGACAATGTAATGGCTCTAAAGAAGAGTTAAGGAAAACATTTGACCAGATTTCAATCAAAAACATGGTAGAACACAGTGATAAACCATGTTTTATTGCTGAAAATGTCATGGTGTATAAGGACTCAACTCCTGAGAGCCAAATTATCTTTATTGCCAATGATAATACTTCCATCAGCACTAAGACCATGGTCCATTatcaaatgtttgtgtgtaacattaaGAAAGCAACAATCTTAGGTCCTAAAAAACCTACTGAACATCAGATTGAATATGATGAGACCAAAGTGCCTATAGATAAGTGTACAAGATTTGTTTTCGAAGCGTTTGCTCCCATTCTTGCaatgttcaaaatgattcaGAAAGAGAATTTGTACTCTCTCATCGGAGTACagtaa